Part of the Antedon mediterranea chromosome 6, ecAntMedi1.1, whole genome shotgun sequence genome, CTAAGTCATTCTTACAGTTActgttttcttatttttataatttctaaTCTGTAAGAAATGATatgtaaaataacaaataatcataaattataGCATAGAGCCATCTTCTTTTCAGTAATCCTTAAATTGAATATGTACGTATAAATGCAAAGAGCCTGAGATTGATGATTACAGGCAGTCTGCTGTAAACTGTGATGTATCGAGGAAGGTCAAAGGTGACTATATAATATCGACTTTGTGCTAGCAGCAATAATAAAAACCCTACTTCATTGTAATCACTTTTGGAGAGAGGCTGCTGTAGATGCAGGACTCTCCATCTAAGTGCAAAACTTATACTGGGTATATATTCATAAACTACTACCATATATTCAGGTCTAATCCCACCCtctactttatgtctgatttcacaaacaggcatcaccgggtatagtcccagtattgacatgatctggatgtaggcctctctctatccagttcagatgagttttaccaatcattttttcgATGAAACAGGCTCTCCCTGGATATAGTCCCACTCCCTAAGTTGGCCCAATTTTGTGTtctagggggtgggattataccagaggatatacgaTATTTGAAAACCTAAAACTGTTTAGTAAAATTTATGCAAGaatatcaacattttgttttgtagtTGAATGTATGCCTGTAGCAAATATCACATGTGATGACGTCATGTACAATGGGACAACAGTTAGCAATAGCATAGTGAAAGAAGTGGACTGTAGATACACGTAAGCAAAGAACTtgtaacacaagaatctcctgttcttcaatttgcattcaaaacacagtatcggaagtacagggttaaaaggtcaaactgggcgacgccatttcacagcaggaagtcaaaactattaattcCCATAGAGGGCTCAGTCAATTATTCTATCCCCTCTACAGTATAGCAAAGATTTTGCCTTTCTAAATTGGTGAGGGCGTGCTACTTCATGGCTCACAATGCTCTATTCTATCctacaatgcctttcgaaattgttacacGCTttggacgaacaggagattcttgtgttataagttctttgacgCAAGTCAAATATACTATGGCCAacaacccctattaaagggacacgttgttgggtcccaaaggtgtcccctaaTAGGGGTCTCCTGTAATTATGCATAACAGTTACTATACTTGAAGGTAGTTTATattatagctctgtctacactatcaaactttatgtgacaaaaaaatgtgatgtgcccgcatatgtacatgatgatgtcatatcactaccatatttggggatatcacacttttttgatagtgtagacagagccttaatgtaaaaatatagtaaagacacattatataacatttttcaGAACCCAATATTCTTACACAACATCTTTGCTACTGTCAATATTCCTCGGCATGTTTGGTGTGGACAGGATGTATCTTGGCTATCCAGCTCTTGGGCTTCTCAAGTTCTGTACTTTAGGATTTCTATTCGTTGGCCAGTTTTTAGATATCATCTTAATTGCAACACAGGTAAGTTCTTCTCCCCCGGTTTTTAGGGAATCCTATTTTGTTGTGCTTATTAATACGTCTGTGGTTTTGTTAAACtacaaaatcatttaaaatggtATTGCTGTGATAAACATATTCTCCTTATATTAATTGTGTATAAATGTGTGTGGTTATTGGCTCATATAATTGGTTGTTATGATCTGATAGTATTTATTGTCAATTAAACAACAAGGTAAAAATGAtatttgattggttgaatttaaGCAATTAgacaatacaatatatagaaGTAGATCTTTATATCTTTGGATATCTGATttctgtatttctttttttttaggtaGTTAAACCAGCAGATGGTTCAGACTATATTATCAGTTACTATGGACCAATGCTAAACAAGATGGAAATTAATAACAATacgtatatttatatatatgccACCACCAACGGCAAATTATGTGGATGAATTATGACAGAGGCAATTATACCAGCCATcttaattttgtataaatttatttagataatatcCGGTTGTTATAGACATTTTAAAGAAGTTTTCCAACatacattttcaataataattatttaataaatctattagaattaaaatacatattttgatATATAGACCTACTGTATACGGAGAAAATCCTTTTGAgacgtttatttttcatatccAATAGCATGTGGAGAATTAATTGAAATATCGGGAGACTTGAGAGGTCTACTCTAACAAAGACTATTGTTCTCTAGacctctgtccacactatcaaactttatgtgacaaaaaaaatgtgatgatgtcatatcactaccatattttggcacatcacatgtctagtttaatagtgtagacagagcttaagattcaTGTTTTGACACTTTTGCTTGCGATAAACACAACGTTCTCCAAAGATATTTCTTGCTGTATATAGTAAACCAAGTCTACATTAAATCCATGACCCTGCATGTACTTGACCCGACCTAGGTCAATGAGGCGTTTACACTGCCTTCCAATTTCAGCTCTTTCCTCAGCATTCATCCCGTCTGACCTGTGTAGTATaaaaattattgttgttattcttATGTTACTAAATATTGCAAAGGATTTggatatatttaaacaatttagcaTGTGCTTAATAAAATAATTGGGGGATTTTTTTGGCTATAATTTTATCAACagcatacaaatttaaaaacaattttatctaGATTCAGTGTTGAGCGTTTTAGTTAGCCAATCAGCTCAAACAATTACCCATTACTgtagtaaacaaaatatttttcaaagaaAGAATATATATTATGGAGTTTTGACCCAGTTGCAGCTCAggtcataatttgtttgtatatattatgtaatatttttacaaataaattaaaaagaaaacattcaCAATGTTTGAGTTTCTTACTTGCTCATTGGTTGTTTAGAGTTTAGAGATGTCTGTGCAGTTTCAGATGTGTTACCCTGATTGTGTGATTCAGTATCATTTACTAAATGATCAGACTcgtcatttttttttgttccaCAAACAGCCCAACTAGTTAATCTGGTCATGACCCTAAATTCCTCTGGACTAAAGCCCATCTCCTTGAAGAACTCTTTCCCGACGTAGTTTTTCCAGTTGCACCGATGATGGCAACATAAAGCAAAGACAGTTCCAGACACTTGTCTTTTATCTGGTGTGTCTTTGGAAGAAGCACATAGCCGTTTGGCTATAGGTTCGTTGACCTCTTGGTCATTAACTTTGACATTCTCTTCCTTTGGTATATCACGTTTTGATTCAGATGTACTTCCATTATTATCTGTGTTAAAAGTAATTAAACATCGCAGCGCAAGATCTGAAATTGAATCGTTATATTAGTGAGTTAAAAAGAGATTCCTTCGATTCTCTGGAAAAAACACAATCTTGACATGACAATTACTACATGAAATTACAactattttgagaaatgtttaaTCTTTTCCATTTTAGTATATTGAGTCAAAAATGACTGGCAAAATCTGTCCTACAGTAAATAATACTCAAATTAAACAGTCCTAGGAGGCCTTGACATACTGTAAACTTAAAGCTCTGTgtatcaatctagtttgacaaaacaaaaaaaaaagtgcccaaatatgccgggtagtgatatgtcatcatggccatatatgggcacatcttattttgttgttacataaagtttgatagtgtagacagagttgtAGACTGTGTAAAAGTTAAATTGGACACATTCAGAAGCAATGCTTGCATCATCCGTAGGTCTTTCTATATATTTAACCTATGACCTTCTATATATTCTATTTATAAAGCTCCAATACCTGTTGCTGCACCACACAGATGCTTGCTGATGCCAACAATTGGTTGACTTTTGTCCTTGATCCCTGGAACTGACGCTAGGTCAAGGTCACTAATATCGAGGTTTAGACGCTCAAACTTCGGCCCATGATTACGATGGTAACAATCCAActgaaattatataaatatttacagtaactatagaatacatatacagtatttcattaaattgtgAATATTTACTATTCCAATCACTGTGGTATTGGAACAACTACTAGCTACCTGGAAAGTAAATTCCTAATTCCCAGGTACCGGTAGCCAAATTTATACTTTGCTCAGCATACTACTTGGGAACCAAGGTTTTttcatatttactattataatcACTGTGGTATTTGAACAACTACTAGCTACCTGGAAAGTAATGAGTACGCTGTACGTTTCTGCGAGTACGGTTTACGTTTCTGCGAGTACGTTGTATATTTCCACGAATATATTgtatgtttgtaattgtatttttggcGGTGATTGCCTTCCATATACCGGTACCCAAATTTATACTTTGCTCAACATACTACTTGGGAACCAAggttttttcaataatttttggTCAATAAATATTACGATCATTGCAATAAAACGGTAACTGACTGACCTTTCTACGGTTGTGACCTCTATCTATCAAAATGAACTTTACATCTGTTGAATCGGAGAGAGCTTTCTGTAACCAATGAGACAACTGACCTGAGACAAtgttcaatttaaaagaaatgaCAAGGATATAAAGTGTGTTAGGATATAAAGTCCAttgataaaataacaaactgaaaaagtaaaaaattaaCCATGTATCTTCAGGGTAGCATAACACATGCATAAAAATGGCATATGAAATTTAATCTTTCCATTTTTCTTTGTTATATTACAgcattaaatacaatttttgcgTTTGCATCAAAACCTTTTAATACAACTATATGTTTTAGTTCAAAATTATGATAATTGTACTAGATTTATCAAATACAACTATAAAGTAGATCTTACCTCTACCTGCTCCAAATTCAATAAAACAGGTATTATTTTTAAGAAACTTTTTCTTTTTAAGGTGTCCCAGCAAAGAAGATTGCTGTAATAGATGTTTCCGTGCAGATATTCCATTCATAGAATTATCTAATTCCTCACGGAAAACTTCATGATCCAAAACTTCATCTCGCAACATAATCTTTGCATctaaaattattgaaattgacAGTAAtcaatatgtaaaaaaaacacGGATAAGCAAAAACATACAATTTTTTGTGCAATTAgtgtacatttaatttaaaagttcacatttacaatacaataatattaggTATACCTTTGTGACATTTCTTCACTTTGAAAATGATGGAGTTTAAATGGTCCTGATCCATTGACGAGATCGAtacctttaaaaataaaagtgatatTGAACATTTTCTCAGAAAAAATggtagtaaaataaaaaaaaacatgcatcttttttttattttcacaaaGACTATAGAGGACACTTTTTAGCATGAATcgtaatttaatataaattaattatcttttCTAGTAATTATCAAAATTTGAATATGAAAATAATACCTCACTTTGTTCCAATGCATCATCACCAGAACCAGCATTTATGTCTTTTTTATAATATACctgaaaaacatatttaaatactaattgcaataataaaaatattataaataatatggagtacagtttaaaaaaatcgTATTCCAagaacattaaatattaatttgtttaatataaacatGGAGGAAAAAAATCCTCCATGATATAAAGAAAATTCACAATACAGTCAGTCAACTATTTCATTGCcttaaaactattttaaaacataacatttaaataatataatttataaataataataaatacaacagcCTATctaaatgaaattgaattgtaatataaaaacaaaacagcaaCAACTTTTAAACTTACATAGTTTTGTTTAACTTTCGCATTGCACTTTTTGAGATGTTTCTGGAGCTGGTCTTCGTATATTGTACTAAATatttaacataaattataaatatccTAGACTAGAGTAGGGTTAGGctaatagtagtagtagggtAGGCCTCTAGCAttcttcaatattattttataaaaaaaattattttctattttaaattatgttattagataacatagtttttttaaattataaattgaaCCTGTACACTTTTAAACTGCAATAAATAAACTGAGTTGAAAAATGTCGCGGCTAGGCCTACAACACACATAATTCAATTGCGCACTCCAGGCGACGAGGAGGGGCATCATCACACCAACCACGCAGTATGACGAGTGGATGggcttttaggcctagccctaCTTACTGTTTGTGGTCGACAGGACAGGGAATTCGTTTTCTGTCACTGAATTCTATTACATTTGACGAAAATAATATATGTTCACCACAGTAGTTTTTTCCTATGCCCGGAATAAGCTTACAGTATCGTTTTTTCCTTTCTACAAAATATTGACATCGTCGTTCTTCGCCAGCTTCAATGGGCGCAGCCATTTTGTATTCtagtttgt contains:
- the LOC140052103 gene encoding tRNA:m(4)X modification enzyme TRM13 homolog is translated as MAAPIEAGEERRCQYFVERKKRYCKLIPGIGKNYCGEHILFSSNVIEFSDRKRIPCPVDHKHTIYEDQLQKHLKKCNAKVKQNYVYYKKDINAGSGDDALEQSEVSISSMDQDHLNSIIFKVKKCHKDAKIMLRDEVLDHEVFREELDNSMNGISARKHLLQQSSLLGHLKKKKFLKNNTCFIEFGAGRGQLSHWLQKALSDSTDVKFILIDRGHNRRKLDCYHRNHGPKFERLNLDISDLDLASVPGIKDKSQPIVGISKHLCGAATDLALRCLITFNTDNNGSTSESKRDIPKEENVKVNDQEVNEPIAKRLCASSKDTPDKRQVSGTVFALCCHHRCNWKNYVGKEFFKEMGFSPEEFRVMTRLTSWAVCGTKKNDESDHLVNDTESHNQGNTSETAQTSLNSKQPMSKSDGMNAEERAEIGRQCKRLIDLGRVKYMQGHGFNVDLVYYIQQEISLENVVFIASKSVKT
- the LOC140052105 gene encoding TM2 domain-containing protein 1-like translates to MEILYILLFLVQHVILCSCEDQPLQCSQLQVGQYKCKEPEIDDYRQSAVNCDVSRKVKVECMPVANITCDDVMYNGTTVSNSIVKEVDCRYTTQYSYTTSLLLSIFLGMFGVDRMYLGYPALGLLKFCTLGFLFVGQFLDIILIATQVVKPADGSDYIISYYGPMLNKMEINNNTYIYIYATTNGKLCG